CGGGACTGGTGGACGCGTTTCAGCAGCATGGACTCGGCAACATCATCGCATCCTGGGTTGGCGACGGGGAGAATCTTCCGATCTCCGGCTGCCAGCTGCTTTCCGTACTCGGCAACGCTCAAATGCAGCGTGTTGCCCGCAAGTTGGGCCTATCGGTCGACGAGGCATCCGACGCGGTTGCCGGTGCACTCCCCCAGGTGGTCGACAAGCTCAGTCCGAACGGTCAAATGCCCGATAGCGACATGCTCGCTCAGGGTCTTGCTCTGTTGGGTCGCCTAGGCCGCTAACCACGCCGCATGCCCTGTCGCGGGCCCGCGCAAGCGCAAGGAAGATATTCGCTGCACATCAAGGATCAGCCCATGAATACGCCGCCCCGTCACCTGCCCTTCCCGATCTGGGTCATCCTGCTCGATTTCCTTGGCACGGGATTATTCGCTCTGGGTGCCTACCTCCTCTACCACCCCGAAACGACAGTCGTTCCTGCAAATTTTCGGTTCGCGTTCGATGGGCCGGCCTGGATGGCCATCGGATTTCTTCTGACACTGCCCTTGATCCTGCAGATCGTCCGAATTGCCAAGACGGCCAATCAGCGTCAGGATGCCGACAAACACGAACGCTCAGAACCAACCGTTCAATGAAGCCCTTGAATGAAGCCCTTGAATGAATCCCTTGAATGAACCCCTTGGCGGCTGTCAGAGGCAACGGTGACCATGTCCATGACTGAACTGACCACCTTTCTGGGGTGGTGCACCTTGATCAACACGGTCTTGCTGTTCGTGGCGTTTCTCATGTTGTCGTTGGCCAGAAAAAGGATCATGACCATCCATGCCCGAATTTTCCAGGTTCCCGAGGAAGCACTACCGGGTATCTACCTCGGTTTTCTTGGCAAGTACAAGCTCTTGATCGTCGTATTCAATCTCGTCCCCTATCTTGCTTTGCGGCTGATGGGGCACTGATCAGATCCGTATGACCAACCAACCGATCTCTGGGAGGCCGTTCATGCTTACCGGCAAAACTCATCCGCCTGCGCGAATATTCGCCCTGGTCATGGCCGCACTTGCGGTACTGCTCATCAACCCGGCCCAGGCCGAACAGAAATTCCCCGATGTGGTATCCGTGCAGACCCACGAGCGCGGTAACGACCGCTTCGATTTCGATGTCACGATTTCCTCGCCGTACGACACCCCGGCACGTTATGCCGACGGCATCCGTGCACTCGACGAACACGGCACGGTACTTGGGACACGAAAACTCTGGCACGACCATGCCGACGAGCAACCCTTCACGCGGGACATGTTCGGCGTACACATTCCCCCGGACATACACCGGGTGATCATTCAGGCCCGTGATCAACGGTACGGCTATGGTGGCAGAACGGTGACCGTGACGCTGCCGCGCCGATGACTCCACAACCACTGCGCACTGATCACAGGTCGCCGCAATAACCTTTTTCAGCCTCCGGATTTGATGTCGCTTAATAGTGAATCGGAGCACTCGATTGGTGCGATTGCCCCCACGGTCGAATCGATTGAACCACCCGACGCAAACCTCTCTCCCTTCCCGATCAAGACATTGCACAAAACCACAATAGCTGGCGCGCTTTTTGCTGCATTACAGATGCATGTTTAATGCTTATTAATAAAGCACGTCATTAACGTCTGAAGAGGGAAAGTCCATGGCATATCTAGCGCCGTCAGAATTCGTCACCAAGATGGTGGACGCAGGGGAATCCAAAGTATTCATGTCGACCCGCGACACCTTGATCCGGGCCTACATGGCCGGCGCCATTCTCGCGCTGGCGGCCGCTTTCGCGGTTACGGTTGCCGTACAGACCGGTTCGGCGATCCTCGGGGCGGTCCTGTTCCCCGTTGGCTTCTCGATACTCTACCTGATGGGTTTCGACCTCCTGACCGGGGTATTCGTCCTCACGCCCCTGGCCCTGATCGACAAACGCCCCGGCGTGACCATCGGGGGGGTACTGCGTAACTGGGGGCTCGTGTTCGTCGGCAACTTCGCCGGCGCCCTCACGGTGGCGCTGATGATGGCCATCGTGTTCACCTACGGCTTCTCGACCCCGCCCAATGCCGTCGGGGCGAAACTTGCCGGCATCGGGGAAGCCCGGACACTGGGTTACGAGGCACACGGCGCCAATGGCTGGCTCACCATCTTCGTTCGGGGCATGCTCTGCAACTGGATGGTTTCCCTGGGCGTCGTCGGCGCCATGATCTCCACCTCCGTGAGCGGCAAGGTCATCGCCATGTGGATGCCGATCATGCTGTTCTTCGCGATGGGCTTCGAACACTCCGTGGTCAACATGTTCCTGTTCCCGACCGCGCTGATCATGGGCGGCCACTTCACCGTCATGGACTACCTGCTGTGGAACGAACTGCCGACCGCACTGGGCAACCTGATCGGCGGTCTCGCCCTGACCGGCCTGACCCTGTACTCCACCCACGTGCTGACCCTGCCCAAGCGCAACATCTGATTCCGACGCAGCTTTCCGCACCCTAGGATAACGCTAGGATACCCACGGCCTGACGCGCATCAGGCCGTGGCTTTTTCCGGAACCTCCGATTAATGTTGTCCCGAACGGATCGTTTCGACAGGGACAATATCAATCGAAGATCCCCGAATGGCCGCAAAAATAGACGAGGGATATGTCGAACACACTGAAAATATCGGCCGGACAGTACAGCGACAAGGGCCGCAAGGACATCAACCAGGACTTTCACGGTCTCGTTGTCCCCAAGGAACCGCTGCTCGGTGCCAAGGGCATCGCCCTGGCGCTGGCAGACGGCATCAGCAGCAGTCAGGTCAGCCAAATCGCCAGTCAGGCTGCTGTCCGCGGCTTTCTGGCCGATTACTACAGCACGTCCGAAGCCTGGTCGGTCAAAACCTCGGCCGAGCGCGTACTGATCGCCACCAACGCCTGGCTGCATGCTCAGACGCAACAAAGCCCGCACCGCTACGACAAGGACCGAGGCTATGTCTGCACGCTGAGCGCACTCATCCTCAAGTCCACGACAGCGCACCTCTTCCACATCGGCGATACGCGCATCTATCGCATCAACGGCGATAACCTCGAACAGCTCACGCAAGACCATCGCATCCAGATCTCTGCGGAGAAAAGCTATCTGAGTCAGGCCATGGGTGTCGATCCGCAGCTCAAATTCGACTATCTGTCGCTGCCGGCCGAGGTGGGTGACGTGTTCGTGCTGGCAACCGATGGCGTGTACGAGCATCTCGACGCCAGAACGATCGTCCAGACCATCCGGCAGGCGGTCGACTCATCGCACGAACAGAGGACCGGCGAGCCGGATGGGAACCTGGACACGGTCGCTCAGAACCTTGTCGAACAGGCGCTGGCCCATGGCAGCACGGACAACCTCACCCTGCAAATCGTGCGGATCGACGCCCTTCCCCCGCCGGAAGCAAACGAGTTCTTCCAGAAGCTGGTTCAGCTGCCGCTACCGCCGAAACTGGAGCCCCGGACCGTCTTCGACGGTTACCAGATCGTCCGGGCACTGCACAACAGTCATCGCAGCCATGTGTATCTCGCCGTGGATACCGAAACGGACGAACGGGTCGTGATCAAGACCCCGGCTGTGGATCTACGGGAAGACCAGGCCTATCTCGAAAGCTTCCTGATGGCCGAATGGGTGGCCCGACGCATCGACAATGCCCATGTACTCAAGCCGGCCGCGCACCATCGCCCGCGCAGCGCTCTGTACGTCGTCACCGAATACATCGAGGGCCAGACGCTGGCGCAGTGGCTGATCGACCACCCCAAACCAAATCTGGACAGCGTCCGCGACATCGTCGAACAAATCGCCAAAGGGCTTCAGGCTTTCCACCGGCTGGAAATGGTCCATCGCGATCTCAAGCCCGGGAACTTCATAATCGATGGCACCGGCACCGTGAAAATCATCGATTTCGGCACCACCAGCGTGGCCGGTCTTCAGGAGATCGCCTCCCCCATTGCCCATTCGCACCTACAGGGTGAGGTGCAATATGCCGCCCCGGAATACCTGCTGGGAGAACCCGGCACGGCCCGCTCGGATATCTTCTCCCTCGGCGTCATCGCCTACGAAATGCTTTCCGGCGGCAAGCTACCCTATGGCGCCCAAGCCGCACGTGCCAATACGCGCGGGGCACAGCGGCGACTCAAATATCGGTCGCTACGAATCGATACGCCGGCCGTACCGCTCTGGATCGACGAAGCCATCCGCAAGGCCGTGCACCCCAACCCGCTCGAACGCTATGAAGTGCTGTCCGAATTCATGCACGATCTACGCACCCCCAACCGCAATTTCCTGATCCGGACCCGCCCCCCACTCATGGAGCGGAATCCGGTCCTGTTCTGGAAAGGCGTCTCCTTGATCCTGGCCGCACTCGTGGCCATTCTGCTCATCAAATATGTCGTCTGACTAACCAATATCCCGTTAATCATAAACAGGCATTTAAAATGCATATATCCATAATTTCTCTTGGATAACAAAGAATTAATTTTATTGTCGACTCATGGACAGACGAATACCCCTGTGCCATGCTCAGTTTTCGTGCGGTGCCAGATCGCCCAGTGCTCTGCCGAAACGGCAACCTATCTTGAGCGATCCACCGATCGCTCAACACAGGTCATCCCGACCCCGCAGCATGAAAGGAGTCTTTTATGGAAACGAACAAAAAGTTCAACCGGATGTTAATCAGAATGGACAGCAACAACACGGTCATCGCCCATGTCGAAGGATCCCGTCAGGGCATCATTCTGCATGACCTGGAAGTCATCAAGGGCAAACGACCCAACTCCGAGTTGGTTGTGGGAAAGACCTTCAAGGACACCACGACATTGCGTCAGGCGGTCATCAATCAGATGGCGCGCCACACAATGAGCCGAACTTAGTCCAAGACACCAGGCAGCCATCCGGCCACTGCCACCGAGTCGCCCCCATGCCGAGGTCTGGGCGACCCGGTTCACCCACGGCACTGCGATCTCCGGATACCGAGCCCATAGCGCCATCCGGTGCCCGACATAACGCCAACACACGCAATCCCAGCATTTGGCAACGTCCGATCCCTCCCATATGCGATGACTTCCCCCGCATGTCCCTGGCGACAAGCCCGATGCACATCCATGGAACGGATCTATTTCACTATTTGCTGATATTCAAAAATAAGACGGCCTGATATGCGCCATGGAAATTCGAATTTCTCAGGTTGTGGTAATTAGCTAACTATGTGCGCCGCTATTTAGTCACCAAGGAGCATTTCATGAAACGTCGTACTTTCCTCGCCAGCCTGATCGGGTTGGGCACCATCGCTGCCACCACATCCGCACAGGCCACTATCAAGGGGCATCATCTGAAACACGTGGTCTATGAAATCGACGAGAAGGATCTCGATCGTGAAAAGGCGGTCTTGCGCAATGTGCGCAACAACCTCAACGCCAGTGGCCCCAAGAACATGCATCTGGAGGTCGTGATCCACGGCGGCGGCATTCATCTGCTGGAACGCGCGCGGACCGATCAGGATCTGCAGGCCACCATCGACACACTGAAACTGGACGGCGTCCTGTTCCGCGTCTGCCACAACACGCTGGTTTCCAACAAGCTCGACTACAAGAAGGATCTGTACGACGTGCATGCCAAGGACATCGTACCCTCCGGCGTCGCCTATCTCGTCGATCGGCAACTTCAGGGCTGGGCGTACATGCATCCCTGATCGACGGCAAAGCACCGCAGTTCAATCGAGCGACTTGGCTTTTACCAGCTACTCGGGTGACACTCATGGAACGAGACCGACTCGGCAGGATGCCCCGACGACAGTCTTGAAGACAGCAGGCCGAAAGGCCCGTCCAGACCAGGCTAGAACGCCAGATCTGCCTCGACGGCACTGAGGCCCGCCTTGGCACAGATGTCATCATTTTCACCACCCGGTGCGCCCGATACGCCGATCGCGCCGACCATCTGACCCGATGCGTCGATGGGCAGCCCCCCTCCGATCATGACGACACCCGGTATCGACAGGATGCCCTTCTCCGGCGCATCCGCTTTGGTGACGCGTGCGGCAACGGCACGGGTCGGTTGACGCCAGCTGGCGGCTGTACGTGCCTTGCCGGTCGCCTCGTCAACGGTATGCCACCCGGCATAACGACTCCGTAACAGCACGATTGGCAATCCGGAGAGATCCGTCGCCAAGACGCTCACCGGCCAACCGCGCTGCTCGCACTCGGTCTTGGCAGCTTCGGCAGCCTTGAGGGCGACCGCGTCACCGATCACCTTCTGGGACCAGGTTGCCGGTGCTTCCTCGGCACGCACGGCGGATACGCCGATAAATGCCGCGGCCAATACGGCCCTGTTCATCTTGATGTTCATCGGGTTTCTCCTCGACAGGCAGTTGCCCAACTACGCAGTTCAGATCAATCCGCCCCCCACGGTGCCATGAAGGCCGCCCGGCCCCTATACTGGGCGGACA
The Halothiobacillus diazotrophicus DNA segment above includes these coding regions:
- a CDS encoding YidB family protein, producing MGLFDSIANQAANALSGQGNAGTTTMFDTITALLANPEIGGISGLVDAFQQHGLGNIIASWVGDGENLPISGCQLLSVLGNAQMQRVARKLGLSVDEASDAVAGALPQVVDKLSPNGQMPDSDMLAQGLALLGRLGR
- a CDS encoding DUF6868 family protein; the encoded protein is MTELTTFLGWCTLINTVLLFVAFLMLSLARKRIMTIHARIFQVPEEALPGIYLGFLGKYKLLIVVFNLVPYLALRLMGH
- a CDS encoding formate/nitrite transporter family protein — its product is MAYLAPSEFVTKMVDAGESKVFMSTRDTLIRAYMAGAILALAAAFAVTVAVQTGSAILGAVLFPVGFSILYLMGFDLLTGVFVLTPLALIDKRPGVTIGGVLRNWGLVFVGNFAGALTVALMMAIVFTYGFSTPPNAVGAKLAGIGEARTLGYEAHGANGWLTIFVRGMLCNWMVSLGVVGAMISTSVSGKVIAMWMPIMLFFAMGFEHSVVNMFLFPTALIMGGHFTVMDYLLWNELPTALGNLIGGLALTGLTLYSTHVLTLPKRNI
- a CDS encoding bifunctional protein-serine/threonine kinase/phosphatase; translation: MSNTLKISAGQYSDKGRKDINQDFHGLVVPKEPLLGAKGIALALADGISSSQVSQIASQAAVRGFLADYYSTSEAWSVKTSAERVLIATNAWLHAQTQQSPHRYDKDRGYVCTLSALILKSTTAHLFHIGDTRIYRINGDNLEQLTQDHRIQISAEKSYLSQAMGVDPQLKFDYLSLPAEVGDVFVLATDGVYEHLDARTIVQTIRQAVDSSHEQRTGEPDGNLDTVAQNLVEQALAHGSTDNLTLQIVRIDALPPPEANEFFQKLVQLPLPPKLEPRTVFDGYQIVRALHNSHRSHVYLAVDTETDERVVIKTPAVDLREDQAYLESFLMAEWVARRIDNAHVLKPAAHHRPRSALYVVTEYIEGQTLAQWLIDHPKPNLDSVRDIVEQIAKGLQAFHRLEMVHRDLKPGNFIIDGTGTVKIIDFGTTSVAGLQEIASPIAHSHLQGEVQYAAPEYLLGEPGTARSDIFSLGVIAYEMLSGGKLPYGAQAARANTRGAQRRLKYRSLRIDTPAVPLWIDEAIRKAVHPNPLERYEVLSEFMHDLRTPNRNFLIRTRPPLMERNPVLFWKGVSLILAALVAILLIKYVV
- a CDS encoding DsrE family protein; protein product: MKRRTFLASLIGLGTIAATTSAQATIKGHHLKHVVYEIDEKDLDREKAVLRNVRNNLNASGPKNMHLEVVIHGGGIHLLERARTDQDLQATIDTLKLDGVLFRVCHNTLVSNKLDYKKDLYDVHAKDIVPSGVAYLVDRQLQGWAYMHP
- a CDS encoding GlcG/HbpS family heme-binding protein; the encoded protein is MNIKMNRAVLAAAFIGVSAVRAEEAPATWSQKVIGDAVALKAAEAAKTECEQRGWPVSVLATDLSGLPIVLLRSRYAGWHTVDEATGKARTAASWRQPTRAVAARVTKADAPEKGILSIPGVVMIGGGLPIDASGQMVGAIGVSGAPGGENDDICAKAGLSAVEADLAF